A single window of Microbispora hainanensis DNA harbors:
- a CDS encoding cytidine deaminase: MTQTLDPEDNKIITLARSARARGGTPEGAAVRDETGRTYAATTVALPSLRLSALQAAVAMAVSSGAKSLEAAAIVTEADDPAEQDVAVVEDMGNGTLFLAAPDGSLKGRYI; this comes from the coding sequence GTGACACAGACGCTGGACCCCGAGGACAACAAGATCATCACGCTGGCCAGGTCGGCGCGGGCGCGCGGCGGCACCCCCGAGGGCGCCGCGGTGCGCGACGAGACCGGCCGGACGTACGCCGCGACCACGGTGGCGCTGCCCTCGCTCCGGCTCTCGGCCCTCCAGGCGGCCGTCGCCATGGCCGTGTCCAGCGGGGCGAAGTCCCTGGAGGCGGCGGCGATCGTCACCGAGGCCGACGACCCGGCGGAGCAGGACGTGGCCGTCGTCGAGGACATGGGCAACGGCACGCTCTTCCTGGCCGCGCCCGACGGTTCCCTGAAGGGCCGGTACATCTGA
- the era gene encoding GTPase Era, with product MDAESSGFRAGFACFVGRPNVGKSTLMNALVGTKVAITSSKPQTTRRAIRGIVHRPDAQLVIVDTPGFHRPRTLLGERLDSLVLSTLTEVDVIGFCVPANEPIGKGDRFIVDKLAAVKKTPVVAVVTKCDLATREQIAHQLLAVSALADFAEIVPVSAQGGEQLDVLADVLVKRLPESPPLYAGGELTDEPEQTLVAELIREAALEGVRDELPHSIAVVVEEMHPREGRDDLLDVYAHMFVERPSQKAIVIGPGGARLKDVGTRARQQIEALLGTRVYLDLRVKIAKEWQRDPKQLRRLGFYD from the coding sequence GTGGACGCCGAATCGAGCGGTTTCCGTGCGGGCTTCGCCTGCTTCGTCGGCAGGCCCAACGTCGGCAAGTCCACGCTGATGAACGCCCTGGTCGGCACCAAGGTGGCGATCACCTCGTCCAAGCCGCAGACCACGCGGCGGGCCATCCGCGGCATCGTGCACCGCCCGGACGCCCAGCTCGTGATCGTGGACACCCCCGGGTTCCACCGTCCCCGCACGCTGCTGGGCGAGCGGCTGGACAGCCTGGTGCTGTCCACGCTGACCGAGGTCGACGTGATCGGGTTCTGCGTGCCGGCCAACGAGCCGATCGGCAAGGGCGACCGGTTCATCGTCGACAAGCTCGCCGCCGTCAAGAAGACCCCGGTGGTGGCGGTCGTCACCAAGTGCGACCTCGCCACTCGCGAGCAGATCGCCCACCAGCTTCTCGCGGTGTCCGCGCTGGCCGATTTCGCGGAGATCGTCCCGGTGTCCGCGCAGGGCGGCGAGCAGCTCGACGTCCTCGCCGACGTGCTCGTCAAACGGCTGCCGGAGTCGCCCCCGCTGTACGCCGGCGGGGAACTCACCGACGAGCCGGAGCAGACGCTGGTCGCCGAGCTGATCCGGGAGGCCGCACTGGAGGGCGTGCGCGACGAGCTGCCCCACTCGATCGCGGTGGTCGTGGAGGAGATGCACCCCCGGGAGGGTCGTGACGACCTCCTCGACGTGTACGCCCACATGTTCGTCGAGCGGCCCTCGCAGAAGGCGATCGTGATCGGCCCGGGCGGCGCGCGGCTCAAGGACGTGGGCACCCGCGCCCGGCAGCAGATCGAGGCGCTGCTCGGCACCCGCGTCTACCTCGATCTCCGGGTGAAGATCGCCAAGGAGTGGCAGCGCGATCCCAAGCAGCTGCGGCGTCTCGGCTTCTACGACTGA